A window of the Bacteroides thetaiotaomicron VPI-5482 genome harbors these coding sequences:
- a CDS encoding MGH1-like glycoside hydrolase domain-containing protein, with the protein MNNSTKILLVLAAGWMATTIQAQTPQDRIHYTGKELSNPTYHDGQLSPVVGVHNIQLVRANREHPEASNGNGWTYNHQPMLAYWNGQFYYQYLADPSDEHVPPSQTFLMTSKDGYQWTNPEIVFPPYKVPDGYTKESRPGMQAKDLIAIMHQRVGFYVSKSGRLITMGNYGVALDKKDDPNDGNGIGRVVREIKKDGSFGPIYFIYYNHGFNEKNTDYPYFKKSKDREFVKACQEILDNPLYMMQWVEEADREDPIIPLKKGYKAFNCYTLPDGRIASLWKHALTSISEDGGHTWAEPVLRAKGFVNSNAKIWGQRLSDGTYATVYNPSEFRWPLAISLSKDGLEYTTLNLVHGEITPMRYGGNYKSYGPQYPRGIQEGNGVPADGDLWVSYSVNKEDMWISRIPVPVQINASAHADDDFSKSGSIAELTNWNIYSPVWAPVSLEGEWLKLQDKDPFDYAKVERKIPASKELKVSFDLSAGQNDKGILQIDFLDENSIACSRLELTPDGIFRMKGGSRFANMMNYEAGKTYHVEAVLSTADRNIQVYVDGKRVGLRMFYAPVATIERIVFRTGEMRTFPTVDTPADQTYDLPDAGGQEPLAEYRIANVKTSSTDKDASSAFLKYADFSHYAESFNGMEDENIVQAIPNAKASEWMEENIPLFECPQRNFEEMYYYRWWSLRKHIKETPVGYGMTEFLVQRSYSDKYNLIACAIGHHIYESRWLRDPKYLDQIIHTWYRGNDGGPMKKMDKFSSWNADAVLARYMVDGDKDFMLDMTKDLETEYQRWERTNRLKNGLYWQGDVQDGMEESISGGRNKKYARPTINSYMYGNAKALSIMGILSGDEGMAMRYGMRADTLKSLVENDLWNTRHQFFETMRTDSSANVREAIGYIPWYFNLPDTTKKYEVAWKEIMDEKGFSAPYGLTTAERRHPEFRTRGVGKCEWDGAIWPFASAQTLTAMANFMNNYPQTVLSDSVYFRQMELYVESQYHRGRPYIGEYLDEVTGYWLKGDQERSRYYNHSTFNDLMITGLIGLRPRLDDTIEINPLIPADKWDWFCLDNVLYHGHNLTILWDKNGDRYHCGKGLRIFVNGKEAGHADTLTRLVCENALK; encoded by the coding sequence ATGAACAACTCAACGAAGATTCTTCTTGTATTGGCTGCCGGATGGATGGCGACTACCATTCAGGCGCAGACTCCGCAGGACAGAATCCATTACACAGGAAAAGAATTATCGAATCCCACCTATCACGACGGACAATTGTCTCCGGTAGTGGGAGTGCATAATATTCAACTGGTGCGTGCCAACCGCGAGCATCCGGAAGCGTCGAACGGCAATGGATGGACTTACAACCATCAGCCTATGCTGGCTTACTGGAACGGTCAGTTTTATTATCAGTATCTGGCAGATCCGTCAGATGAACATGTACCACCTTCCCAAACGTTCCTCATGACCTCGAAAGACGGTTATCAATGGACAAATCCGGAAATAGTGTTTCCTCCTTACAAAGTGCCGGACGGATATACCAAAGAATCCCGTCCGGGTATGCAGGCAAAAGACTTGATTGCTATCATGCACCAGCGTGTAGGCTTTTATGTATCTAAGTCGGGCAGATTGATTACGATGGGAAATTACGGAGTAGCTTTGGATAAGAAAGATGATCCGAACGACGGAAACGGTATCGGTCGGGTAGTACGTGAGATAAAGAAGGACGGTTCGTTCGGACCGATTTATTTCATTTATTACAATCATGGATTTAACGAAAAGAATACCGATTATCCCTATTTTAAAAAGAGCAAAGACCGGGAATTCGTAAAGGCTTGCCAGGAAATACTGGATAATCCGCTTTATATGATGCAATGGGTAGAAGAAGCTGACCGTGAAGATCCGATCATTCCACTGAAAAAAGGATATAAAGCGTTCAACTGCTATACATTGCCCGATGGACGCATTGCGAGTCTTTGGAAACACGCTTTGACTTCGATCAGTGAAGATGGGGGACATACCTGGGCAGAACCTGTGCTTCGTGCAAAAGGATTTGTCAACAGTAATGCAAAAATCTGGGGACAACGTCTGAGCGATGGAACCTATGCTACGGTTTATAATCCGTCGGAATTCCGCTGGCCGTTGGCTATTTCGTTGAGTAAGGACGGATTGGAGTATACTACATTAAACTTGGTACATGGTGAAATTACTCCGATGCGCTATGGAGGAAATTACAAATCATATGGTCCTCAATATCCCCGTGGCATTCAGGAAGGAAACGGAGTGCCTGCAGATGGTGATTTATGGGTTTCATATAGCGTGAATAAAGAAGATATGTGGATTTCCCGCATTCCTGTTCCGGTACAGATTAATGCTTCTGCACACGCGGATGATGATTTTTCAAAGTCGGGATCAATAGCTGAGTTGACCAATTGGAATATTTATTCTCCGGTTTGGGCACCCGTTTCTTTAGAAGGAGAATGGTTGAAGCTACAAGATAAAGATCCCTTCGACTATGCGAAGGTAGAACGTAAGATTCCGGCTTCGAAAGAATTGAAAGTCTCATTTGATTTGTCGGCAGGACAGAATGATAAAGGTATACTTCAGATTGATTTCCTGGATGAGAACAGCATTGCCTGTTCACGATTGGAACTCACTCCGGACGGTATTTTCCGTATGAAAGGTGGTTCACGTTTTGCAAATATGATGAACTATGAAGCAGGAAAGACTTATCATGTAGAAGCTGTTCTTTCGACTGCCGATCGTAATATTCAAGTGTATGTGGATGGTAAGAGGGTAGGGCTGCGTATGTTCTATGCTCCGGTAGCAACGATTGAACGGATTGTTTTCCGTACCGGAGAAATGCGTACATTCCCGACTGTGGATACTCCTGCTGACCAAACCTATGATTTGCCCGATGCAGGCGGACAGGAACCATTGGCAGAATATCGTATAGCCAATGTGAAGACTTCGTCCACCGATAAGGACGCTTCTTCCGCTTTTTTGAAATATGCAGACTTTAGTCATTATGCAGAATCTTTCAATGGCATGGAAGATGAAAATATTGTTCAGGCTATTCCCAATGCCAAGGCTTCGGAATGGATGGAAGAAAATATCCCTTTGTTTGAATGCCCGCAGCGTAATTTTGAAGAAATGTATTATTATCGTTGGTGGTCATTGCGTAAGCATATCAAGGAGACTCCCGTCGGATATGGTATGACCGAGTTTCTGGTTCAGCGTTCTTATTCGGATAAGTATAACCTGATTGCCTGTGCTATCGGACATCATATTTATGAAAGTCGTTGGCTGCGTGATCCGAAATATCTGGATCAGATTATCCATACATGGTATCGTGGCAATGATGGAGGACCGATGAAGAAGATGGATAAGTTCAGTTCATGGAATGCAGATGCTGTACTGGCACGCTATATGGTGGATGGCGATAAAGATTTCATGCTGGATATGACGAAGGATCTGGAAACGGAATATCAGCGTTGGGAACGTACCAACCGTTTGAAGAACGGACTGTATTGGCAGGGTGATGTACAGGATGGCATGGAGGAATCCATCAGTGGCGGCCGAAATAAGAAATATGCCCGTCCGACGATTAACAGCTATATGTATGGTAATGCAAAAGCCCTTTCGATAATGGGAATCCTTTCCGGTGATGAAGGAATGGCTATGAGGTATGGTATGAGAGCGGATACATTAAAGAGTCTCGTAGAAAACGATTTATGGAATACACGCCATCAGTTCTTTGAAACGATGCGTACTGACTCTTCCGCCAATGTGCGCGAGGCAATCGGATATATTCCGTGGTATTTCAATTTACCGGATACAACAAAGAAATATGAAGTTGCCTGGAAAGAAATTATGGATGAGAAAGGATTTTCTGCTCCTTATGGATTGACTACGGCAGAACGCCGTCATCCGGAATTCCGCACACGCGGAGTCGGTAAATGTGAATGGGACGGGGCTATCTGGCCGTTTGCTTCTGCACAGACGTTAACTGCAATGGCTAATTTCATGAATAATTATCCTCAGACCGTTTTGTCTGACAGCGTATATTTCCGTCAGATGGAATTGTATGTAGAGTCGCAGTATCATCGTGGACGTCCATATATTGGCGAGTATCTGGACGAAGTAACCGGATATTGGCTGAAAGGCGATCAGGAGCGTAGTCGCTATTACAATCATTCTACTTTCAATGATTTGATGATTACCGGATTGATTGGACTTCGTCCGCGTCTGGATGATACGATAGAGATTAATCCGCTGATTCCGGCAGATAAATGGGATTGGTTCTGTCTGGATAATGTTTTATATCATGGTCATAATCTGACGATTCTTTGGGATAAGAATGGCGATCGTTATCATTGTGGAAAGGGATTGCGTATCTTTGTGAATGGAAAAGAAGCAGGACATGCAGATACGTTGACAAGACTTGTTTGCGAGAATGCATTAAAGTGA
- a CDS encoding glycoside hydrolase family 43 protein codes for MGKLRNTLAAISILLLASCGGNKDYYMFTSFHEPADEGLRYLYSEDGMHWDSIPGVWLKPELGQHRLMRDPSMVRTPDGTYHLVWTTSWKGDLGFGYANSKDLIHWSEQQMIPVMADEPTTVNVWAPEIFYDDESEQFMVVWASCVPGRFEKGIEEEENNHRLYYITTKDFKTVSKAKVLYDPGFSSIDAVIVKRAKNDYVMVLKDNTRPERNLKIAFSDSLTGPYSPSSQPFTESFVEGPTVEKLGDDYLIYFDVYKKKIYGAMRTRDFKNFTDITESVSVPVGHKHGTIFRASESDVKTLLEESKKK; via the coding sequence ATGGGAAAGTTAAGAAATACATTAGCTGCAATAAGCATCCTGCTTTTAGCTTCTTGTGGAGGGAATAAAGATTATTATATGTTCACTTCATTTCATGAGCCGGCTGATGAAGGTTTGAGATATCTGTATAGTGAAGACGGAATGCACTGGGACAGTATTCCCGGTGTTTGGCTGAAGCCGGAATTGGGACAACATCGCCTGATGCGCGACCCTTCCATGGTGCGTACGCCGGATGGTACTTATCATTTGGTATGGACCACCAGCTGGAAAGGGGATTTAGGCTTTGGTTATGCAAATTCCAAAGACTTGATTCACTGGTCGGAGCAACAAATGATTCCTGTAATGGCAGACGAACCGACCACTGTCAATGTATGGGCTCCGGAGATTTTTTATGATGACGAGAGCGAACAGTTTATGGTAGTATGGGCTTCATGTGTACCAGGTCGTTTTGAAAAGGGAATCGAAGAAGAAGAGAATAATCATCGTTTATACTACATCACTACAAAGGATTTTAAGACAGTATCCAAGGCGAAAGTATTATATGATCCCGGTTTCAGCTCGATTGACGCTGTCATTGTGAAGCGGGCAAAAAATGATTATGTAATGGTGCTCAAAGATAATACACGTCCCGAACGTAATCTGAAAATTGCTTTTTCTGACTCTCTGACAGGACCTTATTCGCCGTCATCACAACCATTTACCGAATCGTTTGTAGAGGGACCGACTGTCGAGAAATTAGGTGATGATTATCTGATCTATTTTGATGTTTATAAAAAGAAAATATACGGTGCCATGCGTACCCGTGATTTTAAGAACTTCACGGATATCACAGAAAGTGTGAGTGTGCCTGTCGGGCATAAACACGGAACCATCTTTAGAGCTTCAGAATCAGATGTTAAAACATTGCTGGAAGAAAGCAAGAAGAAATAA
- a CDS encoding DUF3826 domain-containing protein: MKKIVLMSLLFLCGWISAGAVDLNKENRDPKYVESIVNRSQKIVDKLGLTDAKVAEDVCNVIANRYFELNDIYEIRDAKVKAVKESGLTGDAKNEALKAAENEKDAALYRSHFAFPASLSLFLNEEQIEAVKDGMTYGVVKVTYEATLDMIPSLKEEEKVQIYAWLVEAREFAMDAENSNKKHAAFGKYKGRINNYLAKRGYNLTKEREEWAKRVKARGGTL, translated from the coding sequence ATGAAAAAGATAGTTTTAATGTCTCTGTTGTTTCTTTGCGGTTGGATATCTGCTGGAGCAGTCGATTTGAACAAAGAGAATCGTGATCCGAAATATGTGGAGTCTATCGTCAACCGTTCGCAAAAGATTGTAGATAAACTCGGACTGACGGATGCAAAAGTGGCTGAAGATGTTTGTAATGTGATTGCCAATCGCTATTTCGAATTGAATGATATTTATGAAATACGGGATGCAAAGGTGAAGGCAGTCAAAGAATCGGGGTTGACCGGTGATGCGAAAAATGAAGCATTGAAGGCTGCTGAAAACGAAAAAGATGCGGCTTTGTACCGTTCTCATTTTGCCTTTCCGGCCAGCTTGTCTCTCTTCTTGAATGAAGAACAGATAGAAGCGGTGAAAGATGGAATGACTTATGGTGTGGTGAAAGTGACTTATGAAGCTACGCTTGATATGATTCCTTCTTTGAAAGAAGAAGAAAAGGTACAAATCTATGCCTGGTTGGTGGAAGCGCGTGAGTTTGCCATGGATGCGGAAAATTCAAATAAGAAACATGCGGCTTTCGGCAAGTACAAAGGACGTATCAACAATTATCTGGCCAAGAGGGGATATAATTTGACGAAAGAACGTGAAGAGTGGGCCAAACGTGTGAAAGCACGGGGAGGAACGCTGTAA
- a CDS encoding thrombospondin type 3 repeat-containing protein, whose protein sequence is MKKKHVLLVAFAAAMLTPTVVWAQYPQITDEAKANYTKMMTEERKRSDEAWEKALPIVLKEAKEGRPYISWAGRPYDLPQARIPSFPGAEGGGMYSFGGRGGKVITVTNLNDRGPGSFREACETGGARIIVFNVAGIIRLESPIIVRAPYVTIAGQTAPGDGVCIAGESFWVDTHDVVVRHMRFRRGETKVWHRDDSFGGNPIGNIMIDHCSCTWGLDENISFYRHMYDPSEGQYESKDLKLPTVNVTIQNTISAKALDTYNHAFGSTLGGENCAFMRNLWASNSGRNPSVGWNGVFNFVNNVVFNWVHRSSDGGDYTAMFNMINNYYKPGPATPKNNTVGCRILKPEAGRSKLNYKVYGRVYADGNVMEGYPEITKDNWNGGIQIESQPNTAGYTENMRSYEPFAMPYIKITSANDAYDYVTKHVGANIPCRDIVDERIIEEVKTGIPYYDKKLAKDANGDLTGLSPKSMGEDGQFKYRRLPKDSYKIGIITDIRQMGGFPEYKGTPYVDTDGDGMPDEWEIANGLNPNDPSDANKDCTGDGYTNIEKYINGISTKHKVDWRDLKNNYDTLAEKGKLM, encoded by the coding sequence ATGAAGAAGAAACATGTACTTTTAGTAGCTTTTGCAGCTGCAATGTTGACTCCGACCGTTGTATGGGCACAATACCCGCAGATAACTGACGAAGCCAAAGCGAATTATACAAAGATGATGACCGAGGAACGGAAACGTTCTGATGAAGCATGGGAGAAAGCGTTACCTATAGTACTGAAAGAAGCAAAAGAAGGACGTCCTTATATCTCATGGGCTGGTCGTCCCTATGATTTGCCACAAGCTAGAATTCCCTCGTTTCCGGGTGCTGAAGGAGGTGGAATGTATAGTTTTGGTGGTCGTGGAGGTAAAGTAATTACGGTTACTAATCTGAATGATCGTGGTCCGGGTTCATTCCGCGAAGCTTGTGAGACAGGTGGTGCACGTATTATTGTATTCAATGTGGCTGGTATCATTCGTCTGGAATCTCCGATTATTGTTCGAGCACCTTACGTTACTATTGCCGGACAGACAGCACCGGGTGATGGTGTCTGCATTGCCGGAGAATCATTTTGGGTGGATACACACGACGTAGTTGTACGTCATATGAGATTCCGTCGTGGAGAAACAAAAGTATGGCATCGTGACGACTCTTTCGGTGGTAATCCGATTGGTAATATCATGATAGACCACTGTTCATGTACATGGGGACTGGACGAAAATATTTCTTTCTATCGTCATATGTACGATCCGAGTGAAGGCCAATATGAAAGCAAGGACTTGAAACTTCCGACAGTCAATGTGACTATTCAGAATACAATTTCTGCAAAAGCTCTGGATACCTATAATCATGCATTCGGTAGCACACTGGGAGGTGAGAACTGTGCATTTATGCGTAACCTTTGGGCCAGCAACTCTGGTCGCAATCCGTCTGTAGGCTGGAATGGAGTATTCAACTTCGTTAATAATGTAGTATTTAATTGGGTGCATCGTTCTTCTGATGGTGGCGATTATACCGCCATGTTCAATATGATCAATAACTATTATAAACCCGGTCCTGCTACTCCAAAGAATAATACGGTAGGCTGCCGTATTCTGAAACCGGAAGCCGGACGCAGTAAACTGAATTATAAGGTATACGGTCGCGTGTATGCTGATGGTAACGTTATGGAAGGCTATCCGGAAATCACGAAAGATAACTGGAATGGTGGTATCCAAATCGAGAGTCAGCCAAATACAGCCGGATATACTGAGAATATGCGGAGCTATGAGCCGTTTGCAATGCCTTATATCAAAATTACATCAGCTAATGATGCTTATGATTATGTGACAAAACATGTCGGTGCCAATATACCCTGCCGTGATATCGTGGACGAACGCATCATAGAAGAAGTAAAAACAGGTATTCCTTATTATGATAAGAAACTTGCGAAGGATGCTAATGGTGATCTTACAGGCCTGTCTCCTAAGTCAATGGGAGAGGACGGTCAGTTTAAATATCGTCGTTTACCCAAAGATTCTTATAAGATAGGTATCATTACTGATATTCGTCAGATGGGTGGTTTCCCCGAATACAAAGGGACTCCGTATGTAGATACTGATGGTGACGGTATGCCGGATGAATGGGAAATTGCTAATGGATTGAATCCGAATGATCCAAGTGATGCTAATAAAGATTGTACAGGTGATGGATATACGAATATTGAAAAGTATATCAATGGAATCAGTACAAAACACAAAGTAGACTGGAGAGATTTAAAAAATAACTACGATACATTGGCTGAGAAAGGAAAATTAATGTAA
- a CDS encoding RagB/SusD family nutrient uptake outer membrane protein produces the protein MKKINKYGSIALLTITAAIFTGCSDQFLEDKKLYGSFNGTTIYENYESADNRIAYLYYIMLPSATGGSDLTGSMGDMPSTGTSDQYSKCTEEYGGISGLMNPNSPLDYETVTDYFNLDNNYSPWVRIRECNDMIEGVIGSESLTERQKQLLLGQAFFFRAWRYYLMVMMYGGVPIIDNVQNPIIGDSEGIHLVVPRSSTKECIDFICKDLQTAADYLPARWESENKNFGRITSGAALALKGRVELLYASPLFNRADDVTRWETAYQTNLAAVKKLEEGNFGLAYENNSGKNAAGWGKIFSDYIGSEGGGGTVSEAVLVTLYNNVSPAEHLQLEKWNGWEHSLRPANAGGGGGMTPTAEMVDLFPMADGKKPNDMNGSYDYNQELFFLNRDPRFYRTFAFPGVEWKFDSDDLKSFGEKGQLPYGINGYTTGNNYKLWNYCWYDNVDDRNSNSKSGYAADCLGTKNTGIYLRKRTDDLALNSNPLYIFEKTSGNGFRQSAAPYMEIRFAEVLLNYAEAACGANHFDEAVNALKRIRKRVGYTDNCGLDPAIFNDRAKLFEAILYERQIELAYEGKRFHDVRRWMLFDGGVGQEALKSTWKLTGFNGNTCNYLGVEPLNGQRRHRIEVYAKNFIAAKSNNVYNEDKTIKETYDELWNKRPTALSLTEDITCTESADDEITYADAKVKALAQFYQEHFKRKNLSTDGNDETILPTFKPYYYILGFKKNAMQNNVSLEQNIGWGDYWRGGADGTFDPLAE, from the coding sequence ATGAAGAAAATAAATAAGTATGGTTCAATTGCATTACTGACCATAACAGCTGCCATCTTTACAGGTTGTAGTGATCAATTTTTGGAAGACAAAAAATTATATGGAAGTTTTAACGGTACGACTATTTATGAAAACTATGAGTCAGCTGATAACCGTATAGCTTACTTGTATTATATCATGCTGCCGAGTGCGACGGGTGGATCTGATCTGACTGGTTCTATGGGTGATATGCCAAGCACAGGAACAAGTGATCAATATTCGAAATGTACAGAAGAATATGGAGGGATATCAGGTTTGATGAATCCTAATTCTCCTCTAGATTATGAAACTGTTACTGATTATTTTAATCTAGATAACAATTATTCTCCTTGGGTGCGTATTCGTGAGTGTAATGATATGATCGAAGGAGTGATTGGCAGTGAAAGTTTAACTGAACGCCAAAAGCAGTTATTGTTGGGACAAGCATTTTTCTTCCGTGCATGGCGTTATTATTTAATGGTAATGATGTATGGTGGTGTACCTATTATTGATAATGTACAAAATCCTATAATTGGAGATAGTGAAGGTATTCATTTGGTAGTTCCACGCTCGTCTACAAAAGAATGTATTGATTTTATTTGCAAAGATTTGCAAACAGCTGCTGATTATCTGCCAGCACGTTGGGAGTCAGAAAATAAGAATTTTGGACGCATAACATCGGGGGCAGCATTGGCTTTAAAAGGTCGTGTGGAATTGTTATATGCCAGTCCGCTTTTTAATAGGGCGGATGATGTTACACGATGGGAAACTGCATATCAAACAAACTTAGCTGCTGTAAAAAAACTGGAAGAAGGTAATTTTGGATTGGCTTATGAAAACAATTCAGGAAAGAATGCAGCAGGTTGGGGAAAGATATTCTCCGATTATATTGGCTCAGAAGGTGGTGGAGGAACTGTTTCTGAGGCAGTATTAGTAACTTTATATAATAATGTATCACCAGCCGAGCACTTACAGCTTGAAAAATGGAATGGATGGGAACATTCTCTTCGCCCAGCTAATGCTGGAGGTGGGGGTGGTATGACTCCCACTGCAGAAATGGTTGATCTTTTTCCAATGGCGGATGGGAAGAAACCAAATGACATGAATGGATCTTATGATTATAATCAAGAACTTTTCTTTTTAAACCGCGATCCAAGATTTTATCGCACTTTTGCGTTCCCTGGTGTAGAATGGAAGTTTGATAGTGATGACTTGAAATCTTTTGGTGAAAAAGGTCAATTACCTTATGGCATTAATGGGTATACTACAGGGAATAATTACAAGTTGTGGAATTATTGTTGGTATGATAATGTAGATGATCGTAATAGTAACTCTAAGTCAGGCTATGCAGCTGATTGTCTAGGTACCAAAAATACGGGGATTTATTTGCGTAAGCGTACAGATGATTTAGCACTCAATTCTAATCCTTTATATATCTTTGAAAAGACTTCAGGTAATGGATTCAGACAGTCTGCTGCTCCATATATGGAAATACGTTTTGCCGAAGTATTATTGAATTATGCGGAGGCTGCTTGTGGGGCAAATCATTTTGACGAGGCAGTGAATGCTCTTAAACGAATTCGTAAGCGTGTAGGATATACAGATAATTGTGGATTAGATCCAGCTATTTTTAATGATCGTGCCAAACTATTTGAGGCTATACTTTATGAACGTCAAATAGAACTTGCTTATGAAGGTAAACGTTTCCACGATGTGCGACGTTGGATGTTATTTGATGGTGGAGTGGGCCAAGAAGCACTGAAATCGACTTGGAAACTTACAGGTTTTAATGGCAATACATGTAACTATTTAGGAGTTGAACCATTGAATGGTCAGAGAAGACATCGGATTGAGGTTTATGCAAAAAATTTTATTGCTGCTAAAAGTAATAATGTCTACAATGAAGATAAAACAATAAAAGAAACCTATGATGAATTATGGAATAAACGTCCGACAGCATTAAGTTTGACTGAAGATATAACTTGTACAGAATCAGCCGATGATGAAATAACATATGCAGATGCAAAGGTAAAGGCATTGGCTCAGTTTTATCAAGAACATTTTAAACGTAAAAATCTTAGTACTGACGGTAATGATGAAACTATTCTTCCAACATTTAAACCTTATTATTATATCTTAGGTTTTAAGAAGAATGCGATGCAAAACAATGTGTCATTAGAACAAAATATAGGATGGGGCGACTATTGGAGAGGTGGAGCTGATGGTACCTTTGATCCTTTGGCAGAGTGA